From bacterium:
GAGAGCGGCAATAGTAGCTGAAATCGAATGCCAGATATCTTCACAAATCAATACTACCGCACGGCCAAAGCGGGTATCGAAAGCTTGAATGGAACGACCTTTTGAGACGAAACGCTGCTCATCGAAAACTCCATAAGTCGGCAGGAAGAACTTGCGGTGGACATGGACTATCTTCGATTCGGCTAATTCAGGAGCAAGAGTGGCGTACATTCCAGAGTTATAATAATTGCCATCTCCAAGTTCATAGAAGCCGATCACGATATCCAGTGGCTTCTGAAGCCCGCTTCGGACATACTCATTTCTTAAATCAACTAGAAGTTGCTCACGAGTAACAGCCATTTCGCGAACGCCGCCTTCGAGAAAATAACCCGTCGTAACCGTTTCAGGCAGCACCAGCACATCGCAGGGAGTTTTCTCCAGCGCCAACTGCTGCATCACCTCACCGATATGCGCCAGATTATGCCCATAATCAGCTTTCTTGGGCTTTATTTGCGCGATAACGATATCAATACTCACATCCGGCTGCTGAGGCGCCGGCTGTAGTTCCTCACCCATTTCAAGTTCCATACTCCTATTTTACCCGTTTCGGCTTTAGAGAGGGCAAAGAGAGGAGGGGAAGTTATAAACTACACTTTTAACGCTTGGTCTAGGTCAGCGATTAGGTCTTCTACGTTTTCAAGGCCGATTCTTAGGCGAGTGATCCAGCCGTCGTTTGTACCTTTCATATCGTGGAA
This genomic window contains:
- a CDS encoding nitrilase-related carbon-nitrogen hydrolase; its protein translation is MGEELQPAPQQPDVSIDIVIAQIKPKKADYGHNLAHIGEVMQQLALEKTPCDVLVLPETVTTGYFLEGGVREMAVTREQLLVDLRNEYVRSGLQKPLDIVIGFYELGDGNYYNSGMYATLAPELAESKIVHVHRKFFLPTYGVFDEQRFVSKGRSIQAFDTRFGRAVVLICEDIWHSISATIAALKGAHLFYVLTASPGRGFKEDVIGNAAKYRQLLVAIAEEHNVFAINSSLVGFEGGKGFIGHSAVFDPFGNKLVEGPLAEEAILTARITLDDLNIARANLPLLGDLETNLADISLEIQRIVQGMDQPEK